A part of Chloroflexota bacterium genomic DNA contains:
- a CDS encoding ABC transporter substrate-binding protein — MKRSIFVFLSLLVAVSFVLTACQTPTEAPTVEETEEVVATEEPTETEPTEVVYEAEPFGEDLPTAPTIDTPLVVAYQDFSQKFSPFFADTGYDQDVVSMTQIALLTTDRVGGIIPNAIEGETRNYNGTDYFYKGPADTSVVYDEATDTTVYTAKLRVGMMFSDGTPVTADDVIFTYYTYLDPSYVGSTTLGSYDIVGLKDYQTQTTSDVFDKYAALVDEIYAAGRGHEWSDADAWTQEQQDDFWAKVDEAVIYEAQKIVNYVNANYRDAYAEAYTGYLPEDIAANEGLQVMLGMVLWGFGGVEDDMSFTDSSGNNFDLVEVFPTVEDYAVAIEEAYGGDLAEAFPYESADGVDVLPKIKSQWIGYWGPMDEAMGGEGVPNIAGIVKIDDYTVQVTLNGFEAPAVYSVLGIQATPLHYYGDVDKYDYENNMFGFGFGDLSKQESLTATPMGAGPYKYVQYDNRVVYFEANENYYRGCPKIAEVQFKETASAEVPSAVQTGTADAGEMTYSSERYAEVKSYNSNGEMTGDVITSSMVDNLGYGYIGINADTVNVAGDPASDASKNLRRAFATIFAVHRDVAIDSYYGEGASVINYPISNTSWAAPQPTDEGYELAFSTDVNGDPIYTAEMTMEEKYAAAEAAALGFLEAAGFTVENGVAVEAPEGAEMSYEVIVPGDGTGDHPAFAILTSAKDSLGKVGMELVINDPADSNILWDALDSGEQEMWTAAWGTTIDPDMYQVYHSSGIPGQGGSDSNHYHINDADLDQLIVDARLSDDQAYRKAIYKQALDKIIEWAVEIPTYQRLNVIIFSTERINISTITPDITTFWGWMNDLELLEMN, encoded by the coding sequence ATGAAACGTTCTATTTTCGTGTTTCTAAGCCTTCTCGTCGCGGTGAGCTTTGTCCTGACAGCTTGCCAAACCCCGACTGAGGCCCCAACTGTTGAGGAAACTGAAGAAGTTGTGGCTACTGAAGAGCCGACAGAAACTGAACCCACAGAAGTGGTTTATGAAGCCGAACCTTTTGGTGAGGACCTGCCCACTGCCCCAACCATTGACACACCTTTGGTTGTTGCGTACCAGGACTTCTCCCAGAAATTCAGCCCCTTCTTCGCAGATACTGGCTATGACCAAGATGTAGTTTCCATGACCCAGATTGCTCTGCTCACAACTGACCGCGTTGGTGGCATCATCCCCAACGCTATCGAAGGTGAGACTCGCAACTACAATGGTACCGACTACTTTTATAAAGGCCCCGCCGACACAAGCGTTGTTTACGATGAAGCAACTGACACAACTGTTTACACTGCTAAACTGCGTGTTGGTATGATGTTCTCCGACGGCACCCCTGTGACCGCTGATGACGTCATCTTCACCTATTACACTTACCTCGATCCTTCCTATGTTGGTTCCACCACCTTAGGTTCCTATGACATTGTTGGCCTGAAAGACTATCAGACCCAGACAACCAGTGACGTGTTTGATAAATACGCTGCTTTGGTTGATGAGATCTACGCTGCTGGCCGTGGCCACGAGTGGTCCGATGCCGATGCTTGGACACAGGAACAACAGGATGACTTCTGGGCCAAAGTTGACGAAGCTGTCATCTACGAAGCTCAAAAGATCGTGAACTACGTTAATGCCAATTATCGTGATGCTTATGCTGAAGCCTACACCGGCTATCTTCCTGAAGATATTGCTGCAAACGAAGGCCTCCAGGTTATGCTTGGTATGGTTCTCTGGGGCTTTGGTGGCGTTGAGGACGATATGTCCTTCACCGATTCATCTGGCAACAACTTCGATCTCGTTGAAGTATTCCCCACCGTTGAAGACTATGCTGTGGCGATCGAAGAAGCCTACGGCGGCGACCTGGCTGAAGCGTTCCCCTACGAATCAGCTGATGGCGTTGATGTTCTTCCGAAAATCAAATCCCAATGGATTGGCTACTGGGGTCCTATGGATGAGGCCATGGGCGGCGAAGGCGTTCCGAATATTGCCGGTATCGTTAAGATTGACGATTACACCGTGCAGGTTACGTTGAATGGTTTTGAGGCTCCTGCTGTCTACTCCGTCCTCGGTATTCAGGCTACACCGCTGCACTACTACGGCGATGTTGACAAATATGATTACGAAAACAACATGTTCGGTTTCGGTTTTGGCGACCTGTCAAAACAGGAAAGTCTGACTGCTACCCCCATGGGTGCCGGTCCCTACAAGTACGTTCAATACGACAACCGTGTTGTTTACTTCGAAGCCAACGAAAATTACTATCGTGGTTGCCCGAAGATTGCTGAAGTTCAATTCAAGGAAACAGCCTCCGCTGAGGTTCCTTCCGCTGTTCAGACCGGTACTGCTGACGCCGGTGAGATGACCTACTCCAGCGAACGCTACGCTGAGGTTAAGTCCTACAACTCCAACGGCGAAATGACCGGTGATGTGATCACCTCCAGCATGGTTGACAACCTGGGCTATGGCTACATTGGTATCAATGCTGACACCGTGAATGTTGCCGGCGATCCCGCTTCCGATGCTTCCAAGAACCTCCGCCGTGCGTTTGCCACCATCTTCGCTGTCCATCGTGATGTTGCTATCGACAGCTACTATGGTGAGGGCGCTTCTGTTATCAACTACCCGATCTCCAACACCTCCTGGGCTGCCCCGCAACCCACCGATGAAGGTTACGAGCTTGCTTTCTCCACTGACGTCAACGGCGATCCGATTTACACCGCCGAAATGACCATGGAAGAAAAATATGCTGCTGCTGAAGCTGCTGCATTGGGCTTCCTCGAAGCCGCTGGTTTTACAGTTGAAAACGGCGTGGCTGTTGAGGCTCCCGAAGGCGCTGAGATGAGCTACGAAGTCATCGTCCCCGGTGACGGTACTGGCGACCATCCTGCCTTTGCAATCCTGACCAGTGCAAAAGATTCCCTGGGTAAAGTTGGTATGGAACTTGTGATCAATGACCCTGCTGATTCGAATATTCTCTGGGATGCTCTAGATTCTGGCGAACAGGAAATGTGGACCGCTGCTTGGGGCACTACCATTGATCCTGATATGTACCAGGTTTACCACAGCTCCGGAATCCCCGGACAGGGCGGTTCAGACTCGAACCACTACCACATCAATGATGCCGATCTGGATCAACTGATCGTCGATGCCCGCCTGAGCGATGACCAGGCCTATCGTAAAGCTATTTACAAACAGGCTCTCGATAAGATCATTGAATGGGCTGTCGAAATTCCAACCTATCAGCGCTTGAACGTTATTATCTTCAGCACTGAGCGGATTAACATCAGCACCATTACCCCCGATATCACCACC
- the rsgA gene encoding ribosome small subunit-dependent GTPase A has protein sequence MAILKEGLVIRSQSGFFVVQTDSGLVTCRLPGRLKKGTTDSDVCAVGDHVTIADQGDGSGMIEAIEERTGMISRVRTGIKRDFRQILLANPDQIVIVFACAEPEPHLRMLDRFLVIAEKQCLHTLIVANKLDLVTQEQAEGMFGLYTHLGYSVLYASAKTGQGISELRAHLKDKISALTGPSGVGKSSLLNAVQPELGLHVREVSEATTKGRHTTQVRELFPLDFGGYVADTPGIRSLALWDTEPEELDAYFVELAGLVQDCQFSDCTHTHEPGCAVQKAVAEGRVSSERYQSYLRMRFGDDADPFMDQMTHE, from the coding sequence TTGGCAATCCTGAAAGAAGGTCTGGTTATCCGTTCGCAGTCCGGCTTTTTTGTCGTGCAGACGGATTCCGGGCTGGTCACCTGCCGGCTGCCGGGCCGATTGAAGAAAGGCACCACGGATAGCGATGTCTGCGCGGTGGGCGACCATGTGACCATTGCCGACCAGGGTGATGGCAGCGGGATGATTGAAGCGATTGAAGAACGAACCGGGATGATCTCCCGCGTCCGGACTGGAATCAAACGAGATTTCCGCCAGATCTTATTGGCTAACCCGGATCAGATCGTGATCGTCTTTGCCTGCGCAGAGCCGGAACCGCACCTGAGAATGCTGGATCGTTTTCTGGTTATTGCCGAAAAACAATGCCTGCATACCCTGATCGTTGCCAACAAGCTTGATCTGGTGACCCAGGAGCAGGCGGAGGGGATGTTTGGCCTCTATACACATTTAGGCTATAGCGTGCTTTATGCCTCTGCCAAAACCGGCCAGGGTATCTCTGAACTGAGAGCGCATTTGAAGGATAAAATCTCTGCGCTCACCGGGCCTTCCGGTGTGGGAAAATCCAGCTTATTAAATGCTGTCCAGCCTGAGCTGGGATTGCATGTGCGTGAAGTGAGTGAGGCGACCACCAAAGGCCGTCACACGACCCAGGTCCGGGAGCTTTTTCCCCTCGACTTTGGCGGTTATGTTGCCGACACCCCCGGTATCCGCTCGTTAGCGCTTTGGGACACGGAGCCTGAGGAATTGGATGCTTATTTTGTGGAGTTGGCAGGGTTGGTGCAGGATTGCCAATTCAGCGACTGCACGCATACGCATGAACCCGGCTGCGCCGTTCAAAAGGCGGTTGCTGAGGGGCGGGTTTCCTCTGAGCGGTATCAATCCTATCTGCGGATGCGCTTTGGCGATGACGCTGATCCCTTTATGGACCAAATGACCCATGAATGA
- a CDS encoding homocysteine S-methyltransferase family protein, whose product MDFRARLTAGEIFVTDGATGTNLQRVGLPVGASAEVWVLENPEGIASLEQSFVDAGSDIILTCTFGGTRHRLDASGLADRFEEVNRKAVEIAQKVTKGTDVLVAGSIGPTGHMLAPLGTLKGEDAEADFQAQARLLVEAGVNLLVIETQFDLNEAIAAIRGVRAVDGQIPLICSFSYDRGTRTMMGVKPEDMAATIGALDVDVLGINCGRSLDENLQALGQLRQATDKPIWFKPNAGMPEMDEDGKPTYSFSPTQMGALVPDWLAAGAQLVGGCCGTSPEHLAEIAKAAKG is encoded by the coding sequence ATGGATTTTAGAGCGCGGCTCACAGCAGGCGAGATATTTGTCACTGACGGTGCAACCGGCACAAATTTACAGCGGGTGGGTTTGCCGGTGGGGGCGTCGGCTGAGGTTTGGGTGTTGGAAAACCCTGAGGGGATTGCCAGCCTGGAGCAGTCTTTTGTGGATGCCGGCTCTGATATTATTCTGACCTGCACCTTTGGCGGAACCCGTCACCGGCTGGATGCATCCGGCCTGGCGGACCGCTTTGAGGAAGTGAATCGCAAGGCGGTTGAGATAGCGCAAAAGGTGACCAAGGGCACGGATGTGCTTGTGGCCGGTTCGATTGGCCCCACCGGGCATATGCTGGCGCCGCTGGGAACTCTGAAAGGGGAAGACGCCGAAGCGGATTTCCAGGCCCAGGCCAGGCTTCTGGTCGAGGCGGGCGTGAACCTGTTGGTGATCGAAACCCAATTTGATTTGAATGAAGCTATTGCAGCCATCCGTGGTGTGCGGGCAGTGGATGGGCAGATTCCATTGATCTGCTCCTTCAGCTATGACCGCGGCACCCGCACAATGATGGGCGTGAAGCCTGAGGATATGGCGGCAACTATCGGTGCGCTGGATGTGGACGTGTTGGGGATCAATTGTGGCCGCAGCCTGGATGAGAACCTGCAGGCACTTGGTCAGCTGCGTCAGGCGACTGATAAACCGATTTGGTTCAAACCGAATGCCGGGATGCCTGAGATGGATGAGGATGGCAAGCCGACTTACTCCTTCAGCCCGACACAGATGGGCGCGTTGGTTCCGGATTGGCTGGCCGCGGGCGCTCAATTGGTGGGCGGCTGTTGTGGTACCAGCCCGGAACACCTCGCGGAGATCGCTAAAGCCGCAAAAGGCTAG
- the maf gene encoding septum formation protein Maf produces the protein MTKLILASNSPRRKELLALFGWPFEVLPADIDESQKAGEPPVDYVRRLACEKAQAIASIREGLILAADTIVVDGEELLGKPMDDADARRMLTQLRSRTHQVYTGIALIDTASGESVDTVCRTDVPMRAYSDAELEAYIQTGDPLDKAGAYAIQHSDFHPVENLAGCYASVMGLPLCHLTVALRRFGWQAPADLYERCQETLNYECPVYKEILGLT, from the coding sequence ATGACGAAACTTATCCTGGCATCAAATTCCCCCCGTCGAAAAGAACTGCTTGCATTGTTCGGATGGCCTTTTGAGGTCCTTCCGGCGGATATTGACGAAAGTCAAAAAGCAGGCGAACCTCCTGTTGATTATGTCCGGCGTCTGGCCTGCGAAAAAGCGCAGGCGATTGCGTCCATACGGGAAGGACTGATACTTGCTGCCGATACCATCGTGGTGGATGGGGAGGAACTGCTGGGTAAACCGATGGACGATGCGGATGCCCGGCGGATGCTGACCCAATTGCGCAGTCGGACCCATCAGGTCTATACCGGGATTGCGTTGATTGATACTGCATCCGGTGAGAGCGTGGATACCGTCTGCCGGACGGATGTGCCGATGCGTGCTTATTCTGATGCAGAGCTGGAAGCCTATATCCAGACCGGTGACCCGCTGGATAAGGCGGGCGCATATGCTATCCAGCACAGCGATTTTCATCCGGTGGAGAATCTGGCGGGTTGTTATGCCTCCGTAATGGGGCTGCCGCTTTGTCATTTGACCGTGGCACTGCGCCGTTTCGGCTGGCAGGCCCCGGCTGACCTGTATGAACGCTGTCAGGAAACGCTGAACTATGAATGCCCGGTCTATAAGGAAATCCTGGGGTTGACCTAA